A region of Myxococcus stipitatus DSM 14675 DNA encodes the following proteins:
- the epsA gene encoding exopolysaccharide biosynthesis glycosyltransferase EpsA, whose product MSVATPESPQSSPFTTGRPRLRIGQLAIDQLTFEDAVSEIGRLVDAHQGGYVFTANVDHVVLAEDNTQFREAYSRATISVVDGMPIVWASKAMDVTLPERIAGSDLILPLMQLGSERKWRVFLLGAGPGVAEKVAKVVGEKYGVEVVGWDSPMVRTDAGNAQNDPIVAKIREKDPHLLFVALGSPKQEVWISQVSAKLGPTVAIGVGAGFDFIAGTAKRAPAWISKAGFEWLYRLVNEPKRLWRRYILNDSRFATILLREFWKKTGG is encoded by the coding sequence ATGAGTGTCGCGACCCCGGAGTCTCCCCAGTCCTCGCCGTTCACCACGGGCCGTCCGCGCTTGCGGATTGGACAGCTCGCCATCGACCAGCTCACGTTCGAGGACGCGGTGTCGGAGATTGGCCGCCTGGTCGACGCGCACCAGGGCGGGTACGTCTTCACGGCCAACGTGGACCACGTGGTGCTGGCCGAGGACAACACGCAGTTCCGCGAGGCGTACTCGCGCGCCACGATTTCGGTGGTGGATGGGATGCCCATCGTCTGGGCGTCGAAGGCGATGGACGTGACGCTGCCCGAGCGCATCGCGGGCTCGGACCTGATTCTCCCGCTGATGCAGTTGGGCTCGGAGCGCAAGTGGCGGGTGTTCCTGCTGGGCGCGGGGCCGGGCGTGGCGGAGAAGGTGGCGAAGGTCGTGGGCGAGAAGTACGGCGTGGAGGTGGTGGGCTGGGATTCGCCCATGGTCCGCACGGACGCGGGGAACGCGCAGAACGACCCCATCGTGGCGAAGATTCGGGAGAAGGACCCGCACCTGCTCTTCGTGGCGCTGGGCAGCCCGAAGCAGGAGGTGTGGATTTCGCAGGTGTCCGCGAAGCTGGGGCCCACGGTGGCCATTGGCGTGGGCGCGGGGTTCGACTTCATCGCCGGCACGGCGAAGCGCGCGCCCGCGTGGATTTCCAAGGCGGGCTTCGAGTGGCTGTACCGCCTGGTCAACGAGCCCAAGCGCCTGTGGCGCCGGTACATCCTCAATGACTCGCGCTTCGCCACCATCCTGCTGCGGGAGTTCTGGAAGAAGACAGGTGGCTGA
- a CDS encoding serine/threonine protein kinase — MTASTTTRQERARLNRDALISTQVNDFVIEERIGEGGMGIVYRAAHPLIGKQVAIKVLRSELVTQEQVERLLVEARAVNAIRHPGIIDIFGFGQLPDGRPYIIMELLQGQSLSAVLQQRSRLNPNTAVWILDQMLAALGAAHAAGVVHRDLKPGNVFLADVLDGSRVVKLVDFGIAKLVREQAGPATVTGAILGTPEYMSPEQIRGNAISAATDLYAVGVIAFQMLTGERPFKGDQLQVLFAHVEQPPPLPSSLVSDIPSELDALVLRLLAKSPSQRPESADAVRRALKQIPPSRLPPLDTEPTSVMGPLRREGGTKSTASQIRLDRPMLRRFHWALAAGGVLLSTIAATAVLRWPRPSATETPPEPVARRMAPVAPEEPVAKQPTPNAPSPQPLVAAAPTVTPPPQPAVPEPQAAPPEAPVRTPTPARSAATPTDPKLVHRIQQLTERYEQLTSGHAPIPELEKELKRVHARAQTARTRSQLAHVNTSLDTLTQRLDAVAASRVPSPLPSLPPVVALPAPDPQFLALLTTPKLTPPDEKLARRFAYLKSLYLVRSMKRAYPKHHEDTFVQLLLHALKADTATQRMDIHRALDEWKAALDRATPK; from the coding sequence ATGACCGCCAGCACGACGACGAGGCAAGAGCGTGCGCGTCTGAATCGAGACGCGCTGATTTCAACACAGGTCAACGACTTCGTCATCGAGGAGCGGATTGGCGAAGGTGGAATGGGCATCGTCTATCGCGCCGCCCATCCCTTGATTGGCAAGCAAGTCGCCATCAAGGTGCTCCGCTCGGAGCTCGTCACCCAAGAGCAGGTGGAGCGGCTGCTCGTCGAGGCCCGCGCGGTCAATGCCATCCGCCACCCGGGCATCATCGACATCTTCGGGTTCGGACAGCTCCCTGATGGCCGCCCCTACATCATCATGGAGCTGCTCCAGGGCCAATCCCTCTCAGCAGTGCTCCAGCAGCGCTCGCGCCTCAACCCGAACACCGCCGTCTGGATTCTCGACCAGATGCTGGCCGCGCTCGGTGCCGCGCACGCGGCGGGAGTGGTGCATCGCGACCTGAAGCCCGGGAACGTGTTCCTCGCGGATGTACTGGACGGCTCGCGCGTCGTGAAGCTCGTCGACTTCGGCATCGCCAAGCTGGTGCGTGAACAGGCGGGGCCGGCCACCGTGACGGGCGCCATCCTGGGGACTCCCGAGTACATGTCCCCCGAGCAGATTCGAGGCAACGCCATCAGCGCCGCCACGGACCTCTACGCCGTCGGCGTCATCGCCTTCCAGATGCTGACGGGTGAGCGCCCATTCAAGGGCGACCAACTCCAGGTCCTCTTCGCCCACGTCGAGCAACCCCCGCCCCTCCCGTCCTCGCTCGTCTCCGACATTCCCTCCGAGCTCGATGCACTCGTCCTCCGGTTGCTCGCCAAGAGCCCGTCCCAACGCCCGGAGTCTGCGGACGCCGTGCGCCGAGCACTGAAGCAGATTCCGCCCAGCCGTCTTCCTCCGCTCGACACGGAGCCCACAAGCGTCATGGGGCCGCTCCGGCGGGAAGGCGGCACGAAGTCCACCGCGTCCCAGATTCGGCTCGACCGCCCCATGCTTCGGCGCTTCCACTGGGCCTTGGCCGCGGGCGGCGTGCTTCTCTCCACCATCGCCGCGACCGCGGTCCTGCGCTGGCCTCGCCCCTCCGCCACCGAAACGCCTCCCGAGCCCGTCGCACGGCGGATGGCCCCGGTCGCTCCCGAGGAGCCCGTCGCGAAGCAGCCCACGCCCAACGCGCCGTCTCCCCAGCCCCTCGTCGCCGCCGCTCCCACAGTGACCCCACCTCCCCAGCCCGCGGTGCCTGAGCCTCAAGCAGCTCCTCCCGAGGCACCCGTCCGGACACCGACGCCCGCACGAAGCGCCGCGACTCCGACGGACCCCAAGCTGGTTCACCGCATCCAGCAACTCACGGAGCGCTACGAGCAACTGACGTCGGGACACGCCCCTATCCCCGAGCTCGAGAAGGAGCTCAAACGCGTTCATGCCCGGGCACAGACGGCCAGGACTCGCTCCCAGCTCGCACATGTGAACACGTCCCTGGACACACTGACCCAGCGCCTGGATGCCGTCGCCGCGTCTCGGGTGCCCAGTCCGCTTCCCTCGCTCCCGCCCGTGGTGGCGCTCCCCGCTCCGGACCCTCAGTTCCTGGCCCTGTTGACCACGCCGAAGCTGACTCCTCCGGACGAAAAGCTGGCCCGGCGCTTCGCCTACCTCAAGTCGCTCTACCTGGTGCGCTCCATGAAGCGGGCGTACCCCAAGCACCACGAGGACACCTTCGTCCAGCTCCTGCTTCACGCGTTGAAGGCGGACACCGCCACCCAGCGCATGGACATCCACCGCGCCCTCGACGAGTGGAAGGCCGCGCTGGACCGGGCCACGCCCAAGTAG
- a CDS encoding serine hydrolase: MRPFLPSRVLPVALSGLVALGLLTGADTPKPTTQWLARPSEAARITRVEQGLRALTLPGEAPRKMSLQDWMALYEVPGVSIAVFDKGALVWAKGYGVKEAGGTEPITIDTLFQAASISKPVSALATMHHAEKRKWSLDEDINAKLVSWKLPDNEFTKDQKVTLRRLLSHSAGTTVHGFRGYSAQASVPTLHQLLNGEKPANSLPVRVDTVPGTLTRYSGGGTSIVQQMLVDQLQKPFATIMKETVLAPLGLKNSTYEQPLPKALESLAAVGTRSGGKSLEGRWHTYPEQAAAGLWTTPSDLARIALEVSKATQGKSQRVVSQAMAKQMLTRQSKDFGIGFELPPGQAWFGHGGSNEGYRCVLIAFAEPGSGIAIMTNSDDGGLLFDRLVSSAVAEYGWKGFIPDPESAYFTTDMLVRTQGVDAAIAWLTTHKNTATGKDAPSSDILNSLGYSVMVKGRLPDAVKLFEANVALFPQDANTHDSLGEAYANAGRKDDAVRSYQKSLELNPKNDNARKMLRELGAAAATTK; the protein is encoded by the coding sequence ATGCGCCCCTTCCTGCCTTCCCGCGTCCTCCCCGTGGCCCTCTCGGGCCTCGTCGCCCTTGGACTCCTCACCGGCGCGGACACGCCCAAGCCCACCACCCAGTGGCTGGCCCGCCCCTCCGAAGCCGCGCGCATCACCCGCGTCGAGCAGGGCCTCCGCGCCCTCACCCTCCCGGGCGAGGCGCCTCGCAAGATGTCCCTCCAGGACTGGATGGCCCTGTATGAAGTCCCCGGCGTCAGCATCGCCGTCTTCGACAAGGGCGCGCTCGTCTGGGCCAAGGGCTACGGCGTGAAGGAGGCGGGCGGCACCGAGCCCATCACCATCGACACCCTCTTCCAGGCCGCCTCCATCAGCAAGCCCGTGTCGGCCCTGGCGACCATGCACCACGCCGAGAAGCGCAAGTGGTCGCTCGACGAGGACATCAACGCCAAGCTCGTCTCCTGGAAGCTGCCCGACAACGAGTTCACGAAGGACCAGAAGGTCACCCTGCGCCGGCTGCTCTCCCACAGCGCCGGAACCACCGTGCACGGCTTCCGGGGCTACTCGGCCCAGGCTTCTGTTCCCACGCTGCATCAGCTTCTCAATGGCGAGAAGCCCGCCAACTCCCTCCCTGTCCGCGTGGACACCGTGCCCGGCACCCTGACGCGCTACAGCGGCGGCGGCACCTCCATCGTCCAGCAGATGCTCGTGGATCAGCTCCAGAAGCCCTTCGCCACCATCATGAAGGAGACCGTGCTGGCGCCGCTGGGCCTGAAGAACAGCACCTACGAGCAGCCCTTGCCCAAGGCCCTGGAGTCCCTCGCCGCCGTCGGCACGCGCTCGGGCGGCAAGAGCCTGGAGGGCCGCTGGCACACGTATCCGGAGCAGGCCGCCGCGGGCCTGTGGACCACGCCGTCGGACCTCGCCCGCATCGCGCTGGAGGTCTCCAAGGCCACCCAGGGCAAGTCCCAGCGCGTGGTGTCCCAGGCCATGGCGAAGCAGATGCTCACCCGCCAGTCCAAGGACTTCGGCATCGGCTTCGAGCTCCCTCCGGGCCAGGCCTGGTTCGGTCATGGCGGCTCGAACGAGGGCTACCGCTGCGTCCTCATCGCCTTCGCCGAGCCCGGCAGTGGCATCGCCATCATGACCAACTCGGATGACGGAGGACTCCTCTTCGACCGCCTCGTCTCCAGCGCCGTGGCGGAGTACGGCTGGAAGGGCTTCATCCCCGACCCCGAGTCCGCCTACTTCACCACCGACATGCTCGTGCGGACCCAGGGCGTGGACGCCGCCATCGCCTGGCTCACCACGCACAAGAACACCGCGACCGGCAAGGACGCGCCGTCCTCCGACATCCTCAACTCCCTGGGCTACTCGGTCATGGTCAAGGGCCGCCTCCCCGACGCCGTGAAGCTGTTCGAGGCCAACGTCGCCCTCTTCCCCCAGGACGCCAACACCCACGACAGCCTGGGCGAGGCCTACGCCAACGCCGGACGAAAGGACGACGCCGTGCGCAGCTACCAGAAGTCCCTGGAGCTGAACCCGAAGAACGACAACGCCAGGAAGATGCTGCGAGAGCTCGGCGCGGCGGCGGCCACGACGAAGTAG
- a CDS encoding serine hydrolase domain-containing protein has protein sequence MRHRLPSRVLSTALSGLVALGLLTGADTPKPVTQWVARPSEAARIARVEQGLPALTLPGEAPRKMSLQDWMALYAIPGVSVAVFDKGALVWSKGYGVKHAGGNEPVTIDTLFQAASISKPVTALAAMHHAEKRKWSLDENINDKLVSWKVPDNEFTQDQKVTLRRLLSHSAGTTVGGFRGYSPQAPLPTLPQVLNGESPANTAPVRVNVVPGTLTRYSGGGTLIVQQMLIDQLQKPFPQIMRETVLAPLGMKHSTFEHPLPKHLEPLAASGTRSGGKTVEGRWAVHPELAAAGLWTTPTDLTRIGLEVSPVSKGPSQRVVSKAMAQQMLTRQSESFGIGFLRRKDLPWFGHAGGNQGYRCLLIAFPETGSGIAIMTNSDDGMFLFDRLVSSAAAEYGWKGFTADPESASFTTDMLLRMKGADAAIAWFTAHKNTATGKDAPSAAVLNDLAYGLMGKGQLPDALKLFETNVALYPEDANAHDSLGEGYAAAGRKGDAIRSYKKSLELNPQNDNAVKQLKDLGAGAAAK, from the coding sequence ATGCGACACCGTCTACCTTCCCGCGTTCTCTCCACGGCCCTCTCGGGCCTCGTCGCCCTTGGACTCCTCACCGGCGCGGACACGCCCAAGCCCGTCACGCAGTGGGTGGCCCGTCCTTCCGAAGCCGCTCGCATCGCTCGCGTCGAGCAGGGCCTCCCCGCCCTCACCCTCCCCGGCGAGGCGCCTCGCAAGATGTCCCTCCAGGACTGGATGGCGCTGTATGCCATCCCCGGAGTCAGCGTCGCCGTCTTCGACAAGGGCGCGCTCGTCTGGAGCAAGGGCTACGGCGTCAAGCACGCCGGTGGCAATGAGCCCGTCACCATCGACACCCTCTTCCAGGCCGCCTCCATCAGCAAGCCGGTGACGGCTCTCGCCGCCATGCACCACGCCGAGAAGCGCAAGTGGTCGCTCGACGAGAACATCAACGACAAGCTCGTCTCCTGGAAGGTGCCCGACAACGAGTTCACGCAGGACCAGAAGGTGACGCTGCGCCGGCTGCTCTCCCACTCCGCCGGGACGACGGTGGGTGGCTTCCGTGGCTATTCACCCCAGGCCCCCTTGCCCACGCTGCCCCAGGTCCTGAACGGTGAGAGCCCGGCCAACACCGCCCCGGTGCGCGTGAATGTCGTGCCCGGCACCCTGACGCGCTACAGCGGCGGCGGCACGCTCATCGTCCAGCAGATGCTCATCGACCAGCTCCAGAAGCCGTTCCCCCAAATCATGCGGGAGACGGTGCTCGCGCCCCTGGGCATGAAGCACAGCACCTTCGAGCACCCCCTGCCCAAGCACCTCGAGCCGCTCGCCGCCAGCGGGACTCGCTCGGGTGGAAAGACGGTCGAGGGACGCTGGGCCGTCCACCCGGAGCTGGCCGCCGCCGGCCTGTGGACCACGCCCACGGACCTCACGCGCATCGGGCTGGAGGTGTCCCCGGTGTCCAAGGGCCCCTCCCAGCGGGTGGTCTCCAAGGCCATGGCCCAGCAGATGCTCACCCGGCAGTCGGAGTCCTTCGGCATCGGCTTCCTGCGTCGCAAGGACCTGCCGTGGTTCGGCCATGCTGGCGGGAACCAGGGCTACCGCTGCCTTCTCATCGCCTTCCCCGAAACGGGAAGCGGCATCGCCATCATGACCAACTCGGATGACGGCATGTTCCTCTTCGACCGCCTCGTCTCCAGCGCCGCCGCCGAGTACGGCTGGAAGGGCTTCACCGCCGACCCCGAGTCCGCCTCCTTCACCACGGACATGCTCCTGCGGATGAAGGGCGCCGACGCCGCCATCGCCTGGTTCACCGCGCACAAGAACACCGCGACCGGAAAGGACGCGCCGTCCGCCGCCGTCCTCAACGACCTGGCTTATGGGCTCATGGGCAAGGGCCAGCTCCCCGACGCCTTGAAGCTGTTCGAGACCAACGTCGCCCTCTACCCCGAGGACGCCAACGCCCACGACAGCCTGGGTGAGGGCTACGCCGCCGCTGGCCGCAAGGGCGACGCCATCCGCAGCTACAAGAAGTCCCTGGAGCTCAACCCCCAGAACGACAACGCCGTGAAGCAGCTGAAGGACCTGGGCGCGGGGGCAGCCGCGAAGTAG
- a CDS encoding RNA polymerase sigma factor codes for MTESSDRRIEHLLREHAPRVLGAILRKFRDFGASEDAVQEALLAAALQWPRDGVPDDPRAWLIQVASRRITDHVRAEAARRHREELVVSLVPPELQLVLPRDGDELAGRDDALVLLFMCCHPALTTASAIALTLRAVGGLTTAEIAKAFLVPESTMAQRISRAKQSIQGSGVPFQKPTPEETAQRLGAVLHVLYLIFSEGYTASSGPELHRTDLSGEAIRLTRMLHTLLPEDGEAAGLLALMLLTDARRAARTGPEGELVPLDVQDRSLWNAAMIEEGVALISATLSKGSLGTYQVQAAIAAVHDEAARAEDTDWPQILALYGVLMGLSDNPVVALNHAIATAMVHGPEAGLELLKALDAEGRLEESHRLDAVRAHLFERAGRHAEAVAHYRKAAERTTSLPERNYLLTQAARLNDTR; via the coding sequence ATGACGGAGTCGAGTGACAGACGCATCGAGCACCTGCTGCGGGAGCATGCGCCGCGGGTGCTGGGTGCCATCCTCCGGAAGTTTCGAGACTTCGGCGCCTCGGAGGACGCGGTGCAGGAGGCGCTGCTCGCGGCGGCCCTGCAGTGGCCGCGCGACGGCGTGCCGGACGACCCGCGTGCGTGGTTGATTCAGGTCGCCTCACGGCGAATCACGGACCACGTGCGCGCCGAGGCCGCGCGCCGCCACCGCGAGGAGCTGGTGGTGAGCCTGGTGCCGCCGGAGCTTCAGCTCGTGCTGCCTCGGGACGGGGACGAGCTGGCGGGGCGGGACGACGCGCTCGTGTTGTTGTTCATGTGCTGTCACCCCGCGCTGACCACGGCCTCCGCGATTGCGCTGACGCTGCGCGCGGTGGGCGGGTTGACGACGGCGGAGATCGCCAAGGCGTTCCTCGTCCCCGAGTCGACGATGGCGCAGCGGATCAGCCGGGCCAAGCAGAGCATCCAGGGCTCCGGGGTGCCGTTCCAGAAGCCCACGCCGGAGGAGACCGCACAGCGGCTGGGCGCGGTGCTGCACGTGCTCTACCTCATCTTCAGTGAGGGCTACACGGCCAGCTCCGGGCCGGAGCTGCACCGCACGGACCTGTCGGGCGAGGCGATTCGCCTCACGCGGATGCTGCACACGCTCCTGCCGGAGGACGGCGAGGCGGCGGGGCTGCTGGCGCTGATGCTGCTCACGGATGCGCGGCGCGCGGCGAGGACGGGGCCGGAGGGGGAGCTGGTTCCGCTCGACGTCCAGGACCGGAGCCTCTGGAACGCGGCGATGATTGAAGAGGGCGTCGCGCTCATCTCCGCGACGCTGTCGAAGGGCTCGCTGGGGACGTACCAGGTGCAGGCGGCCATCGCTGCGGTGCACGACGAGGCCGCGCGGGCCGAGGACACGGACTGGCCCCAAATCCTCGCGCTCTACGGTGTGTTGATGGGGCTGTCCGACAACCCGGTGGTGGCGCTCAACCACGCCATCGCGACGGCGATGGTGCACGGGCCAGAGGCGGGACTGGAGCTCTTGAAGGCGCTGGACGCGGAGGGGCGGCTGGAGGAGAGCCACCGTCTCGACGCGGTCCGCGCGCACCTCTTCGAGCGGGCGGGGCGACACGCTGAGGCGGTGGCCCACTACCGGAAGGCGGCGGAGCGGACCACCAGCCTCCCGGAGCGCAACTACCTGCTGACGCAGGCGGCGCGGCTCAACGACACGCGCTGA
- a CDS encoding YciI family protein: MKMKYMLMMNSPREGAGGILHWPKEDIQAHIRFMVGFAKKLRETGELLVAEGLAFPDQAKRVRAGADGKPITDGIFPESKEFLAGYWIVEVDSPERAYDIAAEASAAPGRGGAPLNMAIEVRQVMSGPPPDMM, translated from the coding sequence ATGAAGATGAAATACATGCTGATGATGAACTCCCCTCGCGAGGGCGCCGGCGGCATCCTTCACTGGCCGAAGGAGGACATCCAGGCGCACATCCGGTTCATGGTGGGCTTCGCGAAGAAGCTCCGCGAGACGGGGGAGCTGCTGGTGGCCGAAGGGCTGGCGTTCCCGGACCAGGCGAAGCGGGTTCGCGCGGGCGCGGACGGCAAGCCCATCACCGACGGCATCTTCCCCGAGTCGAAGGAGTTCCTCGCGGGCTACTGGATTGTCGAAGTGGACAGCCCGGAGCGCGCCTATGACATCGCCGCGGAGGCGTCCGCTGCTCCCGGGCGAGGGGGCGCGCCGCTCAACATGGCGATCGAAGTGCGGCAGGTGATGAGTGGTCCGCCGCCCGACATGATGTGA
- a CDS encoding FAD-binding oxidoreductase: MNTALLRELAAVLPSEALITDADVLEAHRRDQAEWAPSGQPLVLVRATCTDDVRAVLRVASARKVPVVPRGAGSGLSGGANATDGCIVLSLMRMNRVLEVDPRGLLAVVQPGVLNAEVKAAAAEKGLWYAPDPASWEFSSLGGNLATNAGGLCCVKYGVTGDAVLGLEVVLADGSVVRTGGRTVKNVAGYDLTRLFVGSEGTLGVITEATLKLRPKPPRATTLVATFPTLSGAGLAVTDIMARTRPSLLELMDRATCRAVEAYKPLGLDVEAAAFLLARSDAGGDQGVAEIEAMARCCEAAGATFVTHSEDEAEGELLLTARRLAFPALERQGATLLDDVGVPLSRIPELLAAVEGIAARREVLVGTFGHAGDGNMHPTVVFDRKDPAALARARAAFDDILEAALALGGTITGEHGVGVLKQPFLGRQLGEEAMRVHRRLKGAMDPLGILNPGKVC, translated from the coding sequence ATGAACACGGCGCTGTTGCGAGAGCTGGCGGCGGTGCTTCCCTCGGAAGCGCTGATCACCGACGCGGACGTGCTGGAGGCGCATCGTCGCGACCAGGCGGAGTGGGCACCGTCGGGGCAGCCCCTGGTGCTCGTGCGCGCGACGTGTACGGACGACGTGCGCGCGGTGCTGCGCGTCGCCTCCGCGCGGAAGGTGCCGGTGGTGCCTCGGGGCGCGGGCTCCGGGCTGTCGGGTGGCGCGAACGCGACGGACGGCTGCATCGTGCTGTCGCTGATGCGGATGAACCGGGTGCTGGAGGTGGACCCCCGAGGTTTGCTGGCGGTGGTTCAACCGGGGGTGTTGAACGCGGAGGTGAAGGCCGCGGCGGCGGAGAAGGGCCTCTGGTACGCGCCGGACCCGGCGAGCTGGGAGTTCTCCAGCCTGGGCGGCAACCTGGCGACAAACGCGGGGGGCCTGTGCTGCGTGAAGTACGGCGTCACCGGGGACGCGGTGCTGGGGCTGGAGGTCGTGCTGGCGGATGGCTCCGTGGTGCGCACGGGCGGGCGCACGGTGAAGAACGTCGCGGGCTATGACCTGACGCGGCTGTTCGTCGGCTCGGAGGGCACGCTGGGCGTCATCACCGAGGCGACGCTGAAGCTGCGCCCCAAGCCTCCTCGCGCGACGACGCTGGTGGCCACCTTCCCCACGCTGTCCGGCGCGGGTCTCGCGGTCACGGACATCATGGCGCGCACGAGGCCCTCCCTGCTGGAGCTGATGGACCGGGCCACGTGCCGGGCGGTGGAGGCGTACAAGCCGCTGGGCCTGGACGTGGAGGCCGCGGCCTTCCTGCTGGCGCGCTCCGACGCGGGCGGCGACCAGGGCGTGGCGGAGATCGAGGCGATGGCGCGCTGCTGTGAGGCGGCGGGCGCCACCTTCGTCACCCACTCCGAGGACGAAGCGGAGGGGGAGTTGCTCCTCACCGCGCGAAGGCTGGCCTTCCCCGCGCTGGAGCGGCAGGGGGCGACGCTGCTGGATGACGTGGGGGTGCCGCTGTCGCGAATCCCGGAGCTGCTCGCCGCCGTGGAGGGCATCGCCGCGCGGCGCGAGGTGCTGGTCGGCACCTTCGGCCACGCGGGGGACGGCAACATGCACCCCACCGTCGTCTTCGACCGGAAGGATCCGGCGGCGCTGGCGAGGGCCCGCGCGGCGTTCGACGACATCCTGGAGGCGGCGCTGGCGCTGGGGGGCACCATCACCGGGGAGCATGGGGTGGGGGTGCTGAAGCAACCCTTCCTGGGGCGGCAGCTGGGCGAGGAGGCGATGCGGGTGCACCGGCGCCTCAAGGGGGCCATGGACCCCCTGGGTATCCTCAATCCGGGCAAGGTCTGCTGA
- a CDS encoding DJ-1/PfpI family protein has translation MPKVLILAGDAAESLEVMYPYQRLLEEGYEVHLAAPSKKKLQFVVHDFVDGFDTYTEKPGYTWQADLAFSEVKPADYVALVIPGGRAPEYLRNNADCQRIVRHFFEQNRPVAHICHGPLLLTAAGVLKGRKSAAYPALKLDVQGAGAEFIDSAAVLDGNMVSTRAWPDHPAWMREFMKLLRAKAPAA, from the coding sequence ATGCCCAAGGTGCTGATTCTGGCTGGTGACGCGGCGGAGTCCCTGGAGGTGATGTACCCGTACCAACGGCTGCTGGAGGAAGGCTACGAGGTCCACCTCGCCGCCCCGTCGAAGAAGAAGCTCCAGTTCGTGGTGCACGACTTCGTGGACGGCTTCGACACGTACACGGAGAAGCCCGGCTACACGTGGCAGGCGGACCTGGCCTTCTCCGAGGTGAAGCCCGCCGACTACGTCGCCCTGGTCATCCCCGGCGGCCGCGCCCCGGAGTACCTCCGCAACAACGCCGACTGTCAGCGCATCGTCCGGCACTTCTTCGAGCAGAACCGCCCCGTGGCCCACATCTGCCACGGCCCGCTGCTGCTCACCGCCGCCGGAGTCCTCAAGGGCCGCAAGAGCGCCGCGTACCCCGCGCTGAAGCTCGACGTGCAGGGCGCGGGCGCGGAGTTCATCGACTCCGCCGCCGTCCTCGACGGGAACATGGTCTCCACGCGCGCCTGGCCGGACCACCCCGCGTGGATGCGCGAGTTCATGAAGCTGCTGCGCGCCAAGGCCCCCGCGGCCTGA
- a CDS encoding class I SAM-dependent methyltransferase: protein MPFPQMLAVRVWSVLLELITRVGDLLVLVWRPRLVPPYLSLWLREALASPYRARRSFDVVRVLHASGQHFRELIYGETPVHTAVWLFKKAGLTSASQLVDLGAGRGRVLLAARWMGAGARGIELLEQHVTLASGLVRRAGAELRQGDATQADLGDATHVFINWTALSPETRERIVERLRTCRPGTRVLTVTRPVEGPGFTLLSRHSLLFTWGVEDVWIHERCAPGDAL, encoded by the coding sequence ATGCCCTTCCCCCAGATGCTCGCCGTGCGCGTCTGGAGCGTGCTGCTGGAGCTCATCACCCGGGTGGGGGACCTGCTGGTGCTCGTCTGGCGCCCGCGCCTCGTCCCGCCCTACCTGAGCCTCTGGCTGCGGGAGGCACTCGCCTCCCCCTACCGCGCGCGTCGCTCCTTCGACGTGGTCCGCGTCCTCCACGCCAGCGGCCAGCACTTCCGGGAGCTCATCTACGGGGAGACACCCGTCCACACCGCCGTGTGGCTCTTCAAGAAGGCGGGCCTCACCTCCGCCTCCCAGCTGGTGGACCTGGGCGCGGGCCGGGGCCGCGTGCTCCTCGCCGCGCGCTGGATGGGCGCTGGGGCCCGAGGCATCGAGCTGCTGGAGCAGCACGTGACGCTCGCCTCGGGGCTGGTGCGCCGGGCGGGCGCGGAGCTGCGCCAGGGGGACGCCACCCAGGCCGACCTGGGCGACGCCACCCACGTCTTCATCAACTGGACCGCGCTGTCCCCCGAGACGCGCGAGCGCATCGTCGAGCGCCTGCGCACCTGCCGCCCCGGCACCCGCGTCCTCACCGTCACCCGCCCCGTGGAGGGCCCGGGCTTCACCCTCCTCTCGCGGCACTCGCTCCTCTTCACCTGGGGCGTGGAGGACGTCTGGATTCACGAGCGGTGCGCCCCCGGGGATGCTCTTTGA